In a genomic window of Brettanomyces nanus chromosome 1, complete sequence:
- the NBP35 gene encoding cytosolic Fe-S cluster assembly factor nbp35, with the protein MIAIEKANKLSAPEPEHCPGPESNSAGKADACQGCANKDICSSLPHGPDPDIPLINERLSTVKHKLLVLSGKGGVGKSTFTSMLSWALAADEELEIGAMDLDICGPSLPKMLGCEKESVHESNSGWSPVYVADNLGMMSIQFMLPDQDSAVIWRGQKKTGLIKQFLKDVDWGNLDYLIIDTPPGTTDEHLSVSTFLKDSGIDGALVVTTPQEVALLDVRKEVDFCRKAGIKVLGLVENMSGFVCPNCGGKSRIFKPTTGGGKKLAQDLGIKFFGSVPLDPRIGKSCDSGQSFLDLYPDSPASEAILDVVDSLRDEIEGAAE; encoded by the coding sequence ATGATTGCCATCGAAAAAGCGAATAAGCTTTCTGCACCAGAGCCGGAACACTGTCCTGGTCCAGAGAGTAACAGTGCCGGTAAAGCGGATGCATGTCAAGGATGTGCTAACAAGGATATATGTTCTTCTCTACCTCATGGTCCCGATCCCGATATTCCATTGATAAACGAAAGATTATCTACGGTAAAGCATAaacttcttgttctttcAGGAAAAGGAGGAGTCGGAAAGTCGACGTTTACCTCGATGTTATCGTGGGCTTTGGCTGCCGATGAAGAGCTTGAGATAGGGGCTATGGATTTAGATATATGTGGGCCTTCACTACCCAAAATGCTTGGATGTGAAAAGGAAAGCGTACATGAATCCAATTCAGGATGGTCTCCTGTTTATGTGGCTGATAATCTTGGTATGATGTCCATTCAGTTCATGCTTCCTGATCAGGACTCGGCAGTGATATGGAGAggacagaagaagactggTTTGATTAAACAGTTTCTAAAGGATGTCGACTGGGGTAATTTGGATTATCTCATCATAGATACTCCTCCAGGAACCACTGATGAGCATTTGTCAGTTTCCACTTTTTTGAAGGACAGTGGAATAGATGGCGCCCTTGTGGTGACCACCCCTCAAGAAGTCGCTCTTTTGGATGTGCGTAAAGAGGTTGATTTCTGTCGGAAGGCTGGAATAAAGGTTCTTGGCTTGGTTGAGAACATGTCTGGTTTTGTTTGCCCTAATTGCGGAGGGAAATCACGAATTTTTAAGCCAACTACTGGGGGTGGAAAAAAGTTGGCTCAAGATCTTGGtatcaagttctttggcAGCGTTCCTTTAGATCCACGTATAGGCAAAAGCTGCGATTCTGGTCaatctttcttggatctATATCCGGATTCGCCCGCTTCGGAGGCGATTCTAGATGTCGTCGACTCTTTAAGAGATGAAATAGAGGGAGCAGCAGAATAG